One window of Curtobacterium sp. 458 genomic DNA carries:
- a CDS encoding LuxR C-terminal-related transcriptional regulator, which yields MHAPASRTAAAEHARTVAETADRHALTLESVLAALRSNRLSDAAARAEAVEIASAALVELRTSSDRQRSSLLEPVTGAFSRLRADLRPLVRFGDLDVQFVEPPATGRALPGDVAHSARAIVRTAVLALVDDGAARRVRIQWDCDGRNLLMQLRDDGAGTLDAHDDAVRPIAERVVALDGTLAVDSTPGWGSTLDIALPLDPSPTALDVPDDTDLTARERDVLRLVATGVGNREIAEGLGISVNTVKYHVANLLRKHGARTRAELAAFSVRG from the coding sequence AGGACGGCCGCCGCCGAGCACGCCCGGACCGTCGCCGAGACGGCGGACCGGCACGCGCTGACGCTCGAGTCCGTGCTCGCCGCCCTCCGCTCGAACAGGCTCTCCGACGCTGCTGCCCGCGCCGAGGCCGTCGAGATCGCCTCGGCCGCGCTCGTCGAACTGCGGACCTCGAGCGACCGACAGCGCAGCAGCCTCCTCGAACCCGTGACCGGCGCGTTCTCACGCCTCCGCGCCGACCTCCGCCCGCTCGTTCGCTTCGGCGACCTCGACGTGCAGTTCGTCGAGCCACCCGCCACCGGCCGCGCCCTGCCCGGGGACGTCGCCCACAGCGCCCGCGCGATCGTCCGGACCGCGGTCCTCGCGCTCGTCGACGACGGGGCGGCTCGGCGGGTGCGCATCCAGTGGGACTGCGACGGCCGGAACCTCCTCATGCAGCTCCGCGACGACGGTGCCGGCACGCTCGACGCCCACGACGACGCCGTGCGCCCCATCGCCGAGCGGGTCGTCGCCCTCGACGGCACCCTCGCGGTGGACTCGACGCCTGGTTGGGGTTCGACGCTCGACATCGCGCTGCCCCTCGACCCCTCCCCCACCGCGCTCGACGTGCCGGACGACACCGACCTCACCGCACGGGAGCGCGACGTGCTGCGGCTCGTGGCGACCGGCGTCGGGAACCGTGAGATCGCCGAGGGGCTCGGCATCAGCGTGAACACGGTGAAGTACCACGTGGCGAACCTGCTCCGGAAGCACGGGGCCCGCACCCGCGCGGAACTCGCGGCGTTCAGCGTCCGGGGCTGA